The following proteins are co-located in the Vigna angularis cultivar LongXiaoDou No.4 chromosome 2, ASM1680809v1, whole genome shotgun sequence genome:
- the LOC108329066 gene encoding ribulose bisphosphate carboxylase/oxygenase activase, chloroplastic produces MAASVSTVGAVNRAILNLNGSGAGASAPSSAFFGTSLKKAVASRVPNSKVTNGSFKIVASEKEIEETKQTKQTNKDRWRGLAYDISDDQQDITRGKGMVDPLFQAPMEAGTHYAVMSSYEYLSTGLRQLDNIEDGFYIAPAFLDKLVVHITKNFMTLPNIKVPLILGIWGGKGQGKSFQCELVFAKMGINPIMMSAGELESGNAGEPAKLIRQRYREAADLINKGKMCALFINDLDAGAGRLGGTTQYTVNNQMVNATLMNIADNPTNVQLPGMYNKEENPRVPIIVTGNDFSTLYAPLIRDGRMEKFYWAPTRDDRVGVCKGIFRTDGVPEEDITKLVDTFPGQSIDFFGALRARVYDDEVRKWVSGVGVDGIGKKLVNSKEGPPTFDQPKMSLDKLLQYGNMLVQEQENVKRVQLADKYLNEAALGNANEDAIKSGSFFK; encoded by the exons ATGGCTGCCTCCGTCTCCACTGTCGGAGCTGTCAACAGAGCTATT TTGAACCTGAATGGATCTGGAGCAGGAGCTTCAGCTCCCAGTTCAGCTTTCTTTGGCACAAGCTTGAAGAAGGCTGTTGCCTCAAGGGTCCCTAACAGCAAGGTGACGAATGGAAGCTTCAAAATTGTTGCTTCTGAGAAAGAGATTGAGGAGACCAAGCAGACCAAGCAGACCAACAAGGACAGATGGAGGGGTCTGGCCTACGATATCTCTGATGACCAACAAGACATCACAAGGGGGAAGGGTATGGTTGATCCTCTTTTCCAAGCTCCAATGGAGGCTGGAACTCACTATGCTGTCATGAGCTCCTACGAGTACCTTAGCACTGGACTCCGCCA GCTTGACAACATAGAGGATGGTTTCTACATTGCTCCTGCTTTTCTGGACAAGCTTGTTGTTCACATCACCAAGAACTTCATGACCTTGCCCAACATCAAG GTTCCTCTCATTCTTGGTATCTGGGGAGGCAAGGGACAAGGAAAATCTTTCCAATGTGAGCTTGTCTTTGCCAAGATGGGAATCAA CCCCATCATGATGAGTGCTGGAGAGTTGGAAAGTGGAAATGCCGGAGAGCCAGCAAAATTGATCAGGCAGAGATACCGTGAAGCTGCAGATCTGATCAACAAGGGAAAGATGTGTGCTCTGTTCATCAACGATCTTGATGCAGGAGCAGGTCGTCTTGGTGGAACCACCCAATACACTGTGAACAACCAGATGGTGAATGCCACTCTCATGAACATAGCTGATAACCCTACAAATGTGCAGCTTCCTGGTATGTACAACAAGGAAGAGAACCCCCGTGTGCCCATCATTGTCACTGGTAACGATTTCTCAACATTGTATGCTCCTCTCATTCGTGATGGGCGTATGGAGAAGTTCTACTGGGCACCAACAAGGGATGACCGCGTTGGTGTTTGCAAGGGAATTTTCCGCACCGATGGTGTTCCTGAAGAGGACATTACAAAGCTTGTTGACACCTTCCCAGGCCAATCCATTG ATTTCTTTGGTGCACTGAGGGCCAGAGTGTATGATGATGAAGTGAGGAAGTGGGTTTCTGGTGTTGGTGTTGATGGTATTGGGAAGAAGCTTGTGAACTCAAAAGAAGGACCTCCTACCTTTGATCAGCCCAAGATGAGTCTGGACAAGCTCTTGCAGTATGGTAACATGCTTGTCCAAGAACAAGAAAATGTGAAGAGAGTCCAATTGGCTGACAAGTACTTGAATGAGGCTGCTCTTGGAAATGCTAACGAAGATGCTATTAAGAGTGGATCTTTCTTCAAATAG